From Caminicella sporogenes DSM 14501, the proteins below share one genomic window:
- the argF gene encoding ornithine carbamoyltransferase yields MPVNLKGRHFLTLKDFTSQEIKYLLDLAMDLKRKKRAGVKGNLLEGKNIVLLFEKTSTRTRCAFEVAAYDEGANVTFLSNSQMGKKESIEDTAKVLGRYYDGIEFRGFKQETVEEIAKHAGVPVWNGLTDMYHPTQILADFMTIMEHVDKPFNKVKLVYVGDARNNMGNSLMIGAAKMGMHFVGVAPKELFPTEELINEMREVAKETGAKIEFTENIDEGVKGADAIYTDVWVSMGEEDRFEERIKLLKPYQVNMEMIKKTGNPDVIFMHCLPSFHDINTTIGRDIYEKFGLEEMEVTDEVFRSKHSVVFDEAENRMHTIKAVMVATIGK; encoded by the coding sequence ATGCCAGTAAATTTGAAGGGAAGACATTTTTTAACTTTAAAGGATTTTACTTCACAGGAAATTAAATATCTTTTGGATTTAGCTATGGATCTTAAGAGAAAAAAGAGAGCAGGAGTAAAAGGCAACTTACTTGAAGGAAAGAATATAGTTCTTTTGTTTGAAAAAACTTCTACAAGAACTAGATGTGCTTTTGAAGTAGCAGCGTATGACGAAGGGGCAAACGTTACCTTCTTAAGCAACAGTCAGATGGGTAAAAAAGAGTCAATTGAAGATACAGCTAAAGTTTTAGGAAGATATTATGATGGTATTGAATTTAGAGGATTTAAGCAGGAGACAGTAGAGGAAATTGCTAAACATGCAGGAGTACCAGTTTGGAATGGACTTACTGATATGTATCATCCTACTCAGATATTAGCAGATTTTATGACTATTATGGAGCATGTAGATAAGCCATTCAACAAAGTAAAACTTGTGTATGTTGGAGATGCAAGAAATAATATGGGAAATTCACTAATGATAGGTGCTGCAAAAATGGGTATGCATTTTGTAGGGGTAGCTCCAAAAGAGTTATTTCCAACTGAAGAATTAATAAATGAAATGAGAGAAGTAGCTAAAGAAACTGGAGCAAAAATAGAGTTTACAGAAAATATAGATGAAGGAGTAAAAGGAGCAGATGCTATTTATACAGATGTTTGGGTATCAATGGGTGAAGAAGATAGGTTTGAAGAAAGAATTAAACTTTTAAAACCATATCAAGTAAATATGGAAATGATTAAAAAGACAGGCAATCCAGATGTAATTTTTATGCATTGCTTACCATCTTTCCATGATATTAATACAACAATAGGCAGGGACATATATGAGAAATTTGGATTAGAAGAAATGGAAGTTACAGATGAAGTGTTTAGAAGCAAACATTCAGTTGTATTTGATGAAGCAGAAAATAGAATGCATACAATAAAGGCTGTTATGGTTGCAACAATTGGGAAATAA
- the spoIID gene encoding stage II sporulation protein D: MNDSNEDVLIKVYDNKLKNITKISINKLIPNIVAAQIDIDYEFEVLKVQSIIARTMIIRKAKLFGGNGCEKYKDADICLDGHCIQYLDIESLKSKWGNDFEKNWNKLLKAEEDTKELIITFNNKVIDPKFHEVCGGATENAENVENHKIIYLRKVLCENCKQSLYWNNKRELTIREIEEKLGVKIDKISPIYGPDINGIIEEIERDESGRVVKIKIGDKIFKGTEIIKQLGLDSTRFGWNPVVFRFVTRGKGHGLGLCQYGANEMAKKGKSVREIIEYYYTGVDIKKYEKKNKDKPLSNKVIVIDPGHGGEENTGNIGNNGLMEKDVVLKIALKLSKILKDIGAEVILTRKEDTYVSLNERAKISNKIRPDFFLSIHMNSFGNSSISGTEIYHFRGDKEGEGLSSLIIEKLSEKIGTINKGVKTADFYLLRTVTTTAIHLEVSYITNPEEEKKFMDNYYIDLAAQAIAEGIKEYYEYH; encoded by the coding sequence TTGAATGACAGTAATGAAGATGTATTAATAAAAGTATATGACAATAAGTTAAAAAATATAACTAAAATATCTATAAATAAATTAATACCTAACATAGTAGCGGCTCAAATAGATATAGATTATGAATTTGAAGTTTTAAAAGTACAATCAATAATTGCTAGAACTATGATAATTAGAAAAGCAAAACTTTTTGGAGGAAATGGATGTGAAAAATATAAAGATGCAGATATATGTCTTGATGGGCACTGTATACAGTATCTTGATATAGAAAGTTTAAAGAGTAAATGGGGAAATGATTTTGAAAAAAATTGGAATAAACTTTTAAAAGCAGAGGAAGATACAAAAGAATTAATAATAACATTTAATAATAAAGTAATAGACCCAAAATTTCATGAAGTATGTGGAGGAGCAACTGAAAATGCTGAAAATGTAGAAAACCATAAAATAATATATTTAAGAAAAGTTTTATGTGAAAATTGTAAGCAGTCATTATATTGGAATAATAAAAGAGAACTTACTATTAGAGAAATAGAAGAAAAATTGGGAGTTAAAATAGATAAAATATCTCCTATTTACGGACCAGATATAAACGGAATAATTGAAGAAATAGAAAGAGACGAAAGTGGAAGAGTTGTAAAAATAAAAATAGGAGACAAAATATTTAAGGGAACTGAAATAATAAAGCAGTTAGGGCTTGATTCAACTAGATTTGGGTGGAACCCTGTTGTATTTAGATTTGTTACTAGAGGAAAAGGTCATGGGTTAGGGCTATGTCAGTATGGTGCAAATGAAATGGCAAAAAAGGGAAAAAGTGTGAGAGAAATAATAGAGTATTATTATACAGGAGTAGATATTAAGAAGTATGAAAAGAAAAACAAAGATAAACCATTAAGTAACAAAGTTATTGTCATAGACCCAGGACATGGTGGAGAAGAAAATACGGGAAACATAGGAAATAATGGACTTATGGAAAAGGATGTTGTACTTAAAATAGCTTTAAAACTTTCTAAAATATTAAAAGACATAGGTGCAGAGGTGATTTTAACTAGAAAAGAAGATACTTATGTATCACTTAATGAAAGAGCAAAAATATCAAATAAAATAAGACCTGACTTTTTTTTAAGTATACACATGAATTCTTTTGGAAATTCAAGTATTTCAGGTACAGAGATATATCATTTTAGAGGAGATAAGGAAGGAGAAGGACTTTCAAGTTTAATTATAGAAAAGTTATCAGAAAAAATAGGAACAATTAACAAAGGAGTAAAGACAGCTGATTTTTATTTACTTAGAACAGTAACGACAACAGCAATTCATTTAGAAGTTTCATATATTACAAATCCAGAAGAAGAAAAAAAATTTATGGATAATTATTATATAGATTTAGCAGCACAGGCTATAGCAGAAGGAATAAAAGAATATTATGAATATCATTAA
- a CDS encoding Veg family protein, with product MATRETLTQLRKRVENCLGQKVLLKTNKGRKKVFVKEGILEEVYPSIFVVRIDRGLSSERKVSYSYSDILTETVEITLCNNDRKIQAS from the coding sequence TTGGCCACTAGAGAAACCTTAACTCAACTAAGAAAAAGGGTAGAAAATTGTTTAGGTCAAAAAGTTTTGCTTAAAACTAATAAGGGAAGAAAGAAGGTTTTCGTAAAAGAAGGTATATTAGAAGAAGTATATCCAAGCATATTCGTTGTAAGAATCGATAGAGGTCTTAGTTCGGAGAGAAAAGTATCTTATAGCTATTCAGATATATTGACGGAAACAGTTGAAATAACACTTTGCAATAATGATAGAAAAATACAAGCATCGTAA
- the arcA gene encoding arginine deiminase, translated as MSIEPFLNVRSEIGKLKAVLLHKPGRELERLTPQYLHELLFDDIPWLRKMREEHDKFADVLRQRGCEVYYYNELLEEILKNDEVKKSLISDVLNICNIGNENLEQIIKEFILNKSEAEIAEILIAGLHKKDFPEIEREKSLIDYIKEEYPFYINPLPNLYFTRDPGAVIGNGLLVNSMKTPARDRETMILRYIYEYHPLFKKEVSPLWYDYTSPYSIEGGDILVLSDEVIAVGCSERTSARAIEILANNLFSKDEKIKKVLAIQIPFTRVYMHLDTVFTMIDYDKFTIYPGIENKIKVFELTPNSKDYPKVRPMGTLKNSLKEALKLPSIQLIQSGGGDDITAAREQWNDSTNTLAIAPGVVVTYDRNEVTNNTLRKHGIEVVEIAGSELVRGRGGPRCMSMPLVRENI; from the coding sequence ATGAGTATAGAACCTTTTTTAAATGTCAGGTCAGAAATAGGAAAATTAAAAGCAGTACTTTTGCATAAACCCGGCAGAGAACTTGAAAGATTGACTCCTCAATATTTGCACGAACTATTATTTGATGATATTCCTTGGCTTAGAAAAATGCGTGAAGAGCATGATAAATTTGCAGATGTTCTTCGTCAAAGAGGGTGTGAAGTATATTATTATAATGAACTTTTAGAAGAAATTTTAAAAAATGACGAAGTAAAGAAAAGTTTAATTAGTGATGTTTTAAACATCTGTAACATAGGAAATGAAAATCTTGAACAGATAATTAAAGAGTTTATATTAAATAAGAGTGAGGCAGAAATTGCAGAAATATTGATTGCAGGATTACATAAAAAGGATTTTCCAGAGATTGAAAGAGAAAAGAGCTTAATCGACTATATTAAAGAAGAATATCCATTTTATATCAATCCTCTTCCAAATTTATATTTTACCAGAGACCCCGGTGCAGTTATAGGAAATGGATTATTAGTAAATTCGATGAAAACTCCAGCTAGAGATAGAGAAACTATGATTTTAAGATATATTTACGAATATCATCCATTATTTAAAAAAGAGGTTAGTCCTTTGTGGTATGATTATACGAGTCCATATAGCATAGAAGGTGGAGACATACTTGTTTTAAGTGATGAAGTTATTGCTGTTGGATGTAGTGAGAGAACATCTGCAAGGGCAATTGAAATTTTAGCTAACAATTTATTTAGTAAAGATGAAAAAATAAAAAAGGTACTTGCGATTCAAATTCCCTTTACAAGAGTATATATGCATTTAGATACGGTGTTTACTATGATAGATTATGATAAATTTACTATTTATCCGGGAATAGAGAACAAAATCAAAGTGTTTGAATTGACTCCAAATTCAAAGGATTATCCGAAGGTAAGGCCTATGGGAACACTAAAAAATTCGTTAAAGGAAGCTTTGAAACTTCCTTCAATTCAATTAATTCAAAGTGGTGGTGGAGATGATATAACAGCCGCAAGAGAGCAGTGGAATGATAGTACAAATACATTGGCTATAGCTCCGGGAGTAGTTGTAACTTATGATAGAAATGAAGTTACAAATAATACGCTTAGAAAACATGGAATAGAAGTTGTAGAGATTGCAGGTTCAGAATTAGTACGTGGACGTGGAGGTCCGAGATGTATGAGTATGCCGCTTGTTAGAGAAAATATATAG